One Microbacterium sp. zg-B96 genomic region harbors:
- a CDS encoding RNA polymerase sigma factor has product MTSGTKTTPRSPANAAAEAEIEETTASPAKKAPAKRAPAAKKPAAAKAPAKAPAKAPAKKATKAKAADDEVDEEELEEVEVDLEVDATDDDTVATPARTKAKPGDDAASDDDDDEDEKKPAFTEPLPTGAIVISSNDEDDVPVYSTQITGATADPVKDYLKQIGKVPLLNAAEEVELAMRIEAGLFAEEKLSHMSAAEKSSQLGLDLQWVARDGQRAKSHLLGANLRLVVSLAKRYTGRGMQFLDLIQEGNLGLIRAVEKFDYTKGFKFSTYATWWIRQAITRAMADQARTIRIPVHMVEVINKLARVQRQMLQDLGREPTPEELSRELDMTPEKVIEVQKYGREPISLHTPLGEDGDSEFGDLIEDTEAVVPADAVGFTMLQRQLESLLDSLSEREAGVIRMRFGLGDGQPKTLDQIGDTFGVTRERIRQIESKTMAKLRHPSRSQSLRDYLE; this is encoded by the coding sequence GTGACGTCAGGCACGAAGACCACCCCGCGCTCCCCGGCGAACGCGGCCGCTGAAGCCGAGATCGAAGAGACGACGGCGTCTCCGGCCAAGAAGGCGCCCGCCAAGCGCGCGCCCGCCGCCAAGAAGCCGGCCGCCGCGAAGGCACCTGCGAAGGCGCCCGCCAAGGCACCCGCGAAGAAGGCCACCAAGGCCAAGGCCGCGGACGACGAGGTCGACGAGGAAGAACTCGAAGAGGTTGAGGTCGATCTCGAAGTCGACGCGACCGACGACGACACCGTCGCCACGCCGGCACGCACCAAGGCCAAGCCCGGTGACGACGCGGCATCCGATGATGACGACGACGAAGACGAGAAGAAGCCGGCGTTCACTGAGCCGCTGCCGACAGGCGCCATCGTCATCTCGTCCAACGACGAGGACGATGTTCCCGTCTACTCGACGCAGATCACCGGCGCCACCGCCGACCCGGTCAAGGACTACCTGAAGCAGATCGGCAAGGTGCCGCTGCTGAACGCGGCCGAAGAGGTCGAGCTGGCGATGCGCATCGAGGCGGGCCTGTTCGCCGAAGAGAAGCTGTCGCACATGTCGGCCGCCGAGAAGTCGTCGCAGCTGGGCCTTGACCTGCAGTGGGTTGCCCGTGACGGTCAGCGTGCCAAGAGCCACCTTCTGGGCGCGAACCTGCGTCTGGTCGTCTCGCTCGCCAAGCGCTACACCGGTCGCGGCATGCAGTTCCTGGATCTCATCCAGGAGGGCAACCTCGGCCTGATCCGCGCCGTCGAGAAGTTCGACTACACCAAGGGCTTCAAGTTCTCCACGTATGCCACGTGGTGGATCCGCCAGGCGATCACCCGTGCCATGGCCGACCAGGCCCGCACGATCCGTATCCCCGTGCACATGGTTGAGGTCATCAACAAGCTCGCCCGCGTGCAGCGGCAGATGCTGCAGGACCTGGGCCGTGAACCCACGCCCGAGGAGCTCAGCCGCGAGCTGGACATGACCCCTGAGAAGGTCATCGAGGTGCAGAAGTACGGCCGTGAGCCGATTTCGCTGCACACCCCGCTCGGCGAAGACGGCGACAGCGAGTTCGGCGACCTGATCGAGGACACCGAAGCGGTCGTCCCGGCCGACGCCGTGGGCTTCACCATGCTGCAGCGTCAGCTCGAGTCGCTGCTGGACTCCCTCTCCGAGCGCGAGGCGGGCGTGATCCGCATGCGCTTCGGCCTGGGCGATGGTCAGCCCAAGACGCTCGACCAGATCGGCGACACGTTCGGCGTGACCCGTGAGCGGATCCGTCAGATCGAGTCGAAGACCATGGCGAAGCTGCGGCATCCGTCGCGTTCGCAGTCGCTGCGGGACTACCTCGAGTGA
- a CDS encoding PAC2 family protein, with product MPFAGPLYERVASAPPVPAGLPLVIALTGFTDAGGAVARVIEHFRTDLEPAPVISFSNDALLDYRARRPIVAFQADHLTDYRPQRLELSLAHDAVGQPFVLLAGYEPDFAWDAFSETVLGLAEGLDVSTVTWVHSIPMPVPHTRPLGTTVSGTRAELTEAHSVWQPHTQVPATVGHLLEYRFAQSGARVSGFVLLVPHYLADTEYPAAALAALDSLTVATGLVFDGDELREDNREFVEKVTEQVAGSDELTRMLQGLEERYDAYMAGSNLGQPIIHTGDLPSADELAAELERFLASRPRNEDDKRGGGLA from the coding sequence ATGCCCTTTGCCGGACCCCTCTACGAGCGCGTCGCGTCCGCGCCGCCCGTGCCCGCCGGGTTGCCCCTGGTCATCGCCCTGACCGGGTTCACGGATGCCGGTGGCGCCGTGGCCCGTGTGATCGAGCACTTCCGCACCGACCTCGAGCCGGCGCCGGTGATCTCGTTCTCCAACGACGCCCTGCTGGACTACCGCGCCCGCCGCCCCATCGTGGCTTTCCAGGCCGACCACCTCACCGACTACCGGCCGCAGCGCCTCGAACTCTCGCTCGCGCACGACGCGGTGGGTCAGCCGTTCGTGCTGCTGGCCGGGTACGAGCCCGACTTCGCCTGGGATGCCTTCTCGGAGACCGTGCTGGGACTGGCCGAAGGCCTGGATGTCTCGACGGTGACCTGGGTGCATTCGATCCCGATGCCGGTGCCGCACACCCGGCCGCTGGGCACCACCGTCAGCGGCACGCGCGCGGAGCTCACCGAGGCCCACTCGGTGTGGCAGCCGCACACCCAGGTGCCGGCGACGGTCGGCCACCTGCTGGAGTACCGCTTCGCGCAGTCCGGCGCACGCGTGTCCGGGTTCGTGCTGCTGGTGCCGCACTACCTGGCCGACACCGAGTACCCGGCCGCCGCGCTCGCGGCGCTGGACAGCCTCACCGTCGCGACCGGTCTGGTCTTCGACGGCGACGAGCTGCGCGAGGACAACCGCGAGTTCGTGGAGAAGGTGACCGAGCAGGTCGCCGGCAGCGACGAGCTCACCCGCATGCTGCAGGGCCTGGAAGAGCGGTACGACGCCTACATGGCCGGTTCCAACCTCGGCCAGCCGATCATCCACACCGGAGATCTGCCCAGCGCCGACGAGCTGGCCGCCGAGCTGGAGCGGTTCCTGGCCAGCCGCCCGCGCAACGAGGACGACAAACGCGGCGGCGGCCTGGCCTGA
- a CDS encoding leucyl aminopeptidase yields MPYPELAHSTRPLTEAQADALVLAIPPLDAAADALDAWPGLASALTALAFTGKPGTQQRVFLPEISDVPVIVVGTGADPDAAAVRDAVGAVVRTATGFATLAVAVPLAPQLWRAAAEGAVLGGYSFDSYKTDSGSARAGRVVLHTSEDVTEAELAAVTAIGDAAALVKDLVNTPAEWQSPADLAASAEAAVTELPITVTVLDEVQMAEQGFGGILGVGKGSDRPPRFVRLDYAPAGADRHIALVGKGITFDTGGLSLKPATSMVGMKYDMCGAAVALAVVRAAAVLQLPVRVSGWLCIADNMPSGRATRPGDVLRMLDGTTVEVLNTDAEGRLVMADGLVAASRERPDVLVDIATLTGAIIVALGTRHTGVMGEDAAVQAFLAAADRAGEPAWSLPLPEHMKEELDSPIADLQNSKIGDSAGGSMFAALFLQHFIGPVSDEPDAEPIPWVHLDIAGSGWNTGSGFGATDKGPTGAAVRSLIEFVAAGGR; encoded by the coding sequence ATGCCGTATCCCGAGCTTGCGCACAGCACCCGTCCGTTGACCGAGGCGCAGGCAGATGCCCTCGTCCTCGCCATCCCCCCGCTTGATGCGGCCGCCGATGCGTTGGACGCATGGCCTGGCCTGGCATCCGCGCTGACCGCCCTCGCCTTCACCGGCAAGCCGGGCACGCAGCAGCGGGTGTTCCTCCCCGAGATCTCCGACGTTCCGGTGATCGTCGTCGGCACCGGCGCAGACCCGGATGCCGCCGCGGTGCGCGACGCCGTCGGCGCGGTGGTGCGCACGGCGACCGGGTTCGCCACCCTCGCCGTCGCGGTGCCGCTGGCCCCGCAGCTGTGGCGGGCCGCCGCGGAAGGCGCGGTGCTGGGCGGCTACAGCTTCGACAGCTACAAGACCGACTCCGGCAGCGCACGTGCCGGCCGCGTCGTGCTGCACACCTCGGAGGACGTGACCGAGGCGGAGCTTGCCGCCGTCACCGCCATCGGCGATGCCGCAGCCCTCGTCAAGGATCTCGTGAACACCCCGGCGGAGTGGCAGTCCCCCGCCGACTTGGCTGCCAGCGCCGAGGCGGCCGTGACCGAGCTTCCGATCACCGTGACCGTGCTGGACGAGGTGCAGATGGCGGAGCAGGGCTTCGGTGGCATCCTCGGCGTCGGCAAGGGCTCCGACCGGCCGCCGCGCTTCGTGCGCCTGGACTACGCCCCCGCCGGCGCCGACCGTCACATCGCCCTCGTCGGCAAGGGCATCACTTTCGACACCGGCGGGCTCTCGCTCAAGCCCGCCACCAGCATGGTCGGCATGAAGTACGACATGTGCGGCGCCGCGGTCGCGCTGGCCGTCGTGCGTGCCGCTGCCGTGCTGCAGCTGCCGGTGCGGGTGTCGGGGTGGCTGTGCATCGCCGACAACATGCCCTCCGGCCGCGCGACACGCCCGGGCGACGTGCTGCGGATGCTCGACGGGACGACCGTCGAGGTGCTCAACACCGACGCCGAAGGCCGCCTGGTCATGGCCGACGGACTCGTCGCCGCAAGCCGGGAGCGTCCCGACGTACTCGTGGACATCGCCACCCTCACCGGGGCGATCATCGTCGCACTCGGCACCCGGCACACCGGCGTGATGGGTGAGGACGCCGCAGTGCAGGCGTTCCTCGCCGCCGCCGACCGTGCCGGTGAGCCGGCGTGGAGCCTACCCCTGCCGGAGCACATGAAGGAGGAGCTGGACTCCCCCATCGCCGACCTGCAGAACTCGAAGATCGGCGATTCCGCCGGCGGTTCGATGTTCGCGGCGCTGTTCCTGCAGCACTTCATCGGTCCGGTGTCCGACGAGCCCGACGCCGAGCCCATCCCGTGGGTGCACCTGGACATCGCCGGGTCCGGCTGGAACACGGGGTCCGGCTTCGGTGCGACCGACAAGGGACCCACCGGGGCGGCGGTGCGCAGCCTGATCGAGTTCGTCGCGGCAGGAGGTCGCTGA
- the lpdA gene encoding dihydrolipoyl dehydrogenase — MAEHTSDVVILGGGSGGYAAALRAAELGKSVVLIEKDKLGGTCLHRGCVPTKALLHAGEVADSARHAASVGVVATLEGVDIDRVREYRETIVAKKFKGLEGLIATRGIAVVSGTGRLTADRAVQVGDDLYRGGDVVLATGSYSRTLPGLEIGGRVLTSEQALELGEIPGRVVILGGGVIGVEFASVWRSFGAEVTIVEALDHLVPTEDIALSKTLERAFRKRGIASRLGVRFSGATQSADAVTVRLEDGTEIEADYLLVAVGRGPVTEGLGFEDAGVTLDRGFVMVDEQLRTGVAGLWAVGDIVPGLQLAHRGFQQGIAVAERIAGLSPAVVPDTQVPRVTYSSPEVASVGLSEAAARELHGDAVVAYEYNLAGNARSEILGTAGIVKVVRLSDGPILGVHLAGDRVGELITEGQLAVGWEAHPEDIAPFVHAHPTQSEALGEAFLALAGKPLHAR, encoded by the coding sequence ATGGCCGAACACACCTCGGATGTCGTCATCCTCGGCGGTGGCAGCGGCGGGTACGCCGCCGCGCTGCGGGCGGCGGAGCTGGGCAAGAGTGTCGTGCTGATCGAGAAGGACAAGCTCGGCGGCACGTGTCTGCACCGGGGCTGCGTCCCCACGAAGGCCCTGCTGCACGCCGGCGAGGTCGCCGACTCCGCCCGGCACGCCGCGTCCGTCGGCGTGGTCGCGACGCTGGAGGGCGTCGACATCGACCGGGTGCGCGAGTACCGCGAGACGATCGTGGCGAAGAAGTTCAAGGGCCTGGAAGGTCTCATCGCGACGCGCGGCATCGCCGTCGTCTCCGGCACGGGGCGACTGACCGCGGACCGCGCCGTGCAGGTGGGCGACGACCTCTACCGCGGCGGCGACGTCGTGCTGGCCACCGGCTCGTACAGTCGCACGCTGCCGGGGCTGGAGATCGGCGGCCGCGTCCTCACCAGTGAGCAGGCGCTCGAGCTCGGCGAGATCCCGGGCCGCGTGGTGATCCTCGGCGGCGGCGTCATCGGCGTCGAGTTCGCGAGCGTGTGGCGTTCGTTCGGTGCCGAGGTGACCATCGTCGAGGCGCTGGACCATCTCGTCCCCACCGAGGACATCGCCCTCAGCAAGACGCTGGAGCGGGCGTTCCGTAAGCGGGGCATCGCCTCTCGACTCGGCGTACGGTTCTCCGGCGCGACCCAGAGTGCGGATGCCGTGACGGTGCGGCTCGAGGACGGCACCGAGATCGAGGCCGACTACCTGCTCGTGGCTGTGGGTCGCGGTCCGGTCACCGAGGGCCTCGGGTTCGAGGATGCCGGCGTCACGCTGGATCGTGGCTTCGTGATGGTCGACGAGCAGCTGCGCACCGGCGTGGCGGGCCTATGGGCCGTCGGCGACATCGTGCCGGGCCTGCAGCTGGCCCACCGCGGCTTCCAGCAGGGCATCGCGGTGGCCGAGCGCATCGCCGGCCTCTCCCCCGCCGTCGTCCCCGACACGCAGGTCCCCCGGGTCACGTACAGCAGCCCCGAGGTGGCATCCGTGGGCCTGAGTGAAGCGGCCGCGCGTGAACTGCACGGCGACGCGGTGGTGGCCTACGAGTACAACCTCGCCGGCAACGCCCGCAGTGAGATCCTGGGCACCGCCGGCATCGTGAAGGTGGTGCGACTCTCCGATGGGCCCATCCTCGGAGTACACCTGGCAGGAGACCGTGTCGGCGAGCTGATCACCGAGGGCCAGCTGGCCGTCGGATGGGAGGCCCACCCCGAGGACATCGCACCCTTCGTGCATGCCCACCCCACCCAGAGTGAAGCGCTCGGCGAGGCATTCCTGGCCCTCGCCGGAAAGCCGCTGCACGCGCGCTGA
- the sucB gene encoding 2-oxoglutarate dehydrogenase, E2 component, dihydrolipoamide succinyltransferase produces the protein MSTSVVLPALGESVTEGTVTRWLKQVGDTVEADEGLLEISTDKVDTEIPSPVSGVIEEILVQEDEVVEVGAVLAKIGDGSGAAAPADQAPAAETPAQTEAPAEAPAPAEAPAPAQAEAPAPAEQPAAAPAISSDAKDVLLPELGESVTEGTVTRWLKQIGDDVAVDEPLLEISTDKVDTEIPAPFAGTLVEILVKEDETVQVGAALARIGSGAPAAEAPAAPAEAPAAPAEASAAPAPSAEAPAAPAPDAAPAPAAAPAPAAAPAPAAAPAPSLSLAADDDSLTYVTPLVRRLAQQQGVDLAKVKGTGVGGRIRKEDVLAAAAPAPAAEAPAPAAAPAAPALEVSPLRGTTQPMSRLRKVLAERAVASMQQTAQLTTVVEVDVTKLATFRDQVKGTFQEKTGDKLSFLPFFALAAAEALKAFPVINSTVDGDKIVYPATENLSIAVDTERGLLTPVLRDAADKNLAQIAHEIADLAARTRNNKLKPDELAGGTFTLTNTGSRGALFDTPVVFLPQTAILGTGTVVKRPGIVSVDGKDAISVRSYVYLALSYDHRVIDGADAARFLGAVKSRLETADFEGSLGI, from the coding sequence ATGAGCACTTCCGTGGTCCTCCCCGCGCTCGGTGAGAGCGTCACCGAGGGAACGGTCACCCGCTGGCTCAAGCAGGTCGGGGACACGGTCGAGGCGGACGAGGGTCTGCTGGAGATCTCGACTGACAAGGTCGACACCGAGATCCCCTCCCCCGTCAGCGGCGTGATCGAGGAAATACTCGTCCAGGAGGACGAGGTCGTCGAGGTCGGCGCGGTACTCGCGAAGATCGGCGACGGCTCTGGTGCCGCCGCCCCCGCTGACCAGGCCCCCGCGGCTGAGACGCCCGCCCAGACCGAGGCGCCCGCCGAGGCACCGGCCCCCGCTGAGGCTCCGGCCCCGGCTCAGGCAGAAGCGCCGGCTCCGGCCGAGCAGCCTGCCGCCGCGCCGGCGATCTCATCGGATGCCAAGGACGTGCTGCTGCCCGAACTCGGTGAGAGCGTCACCGAGGGCACCGTGACCCGCTGGCTCAAGCAGATCGGTGACGACGTCGCCGTGGACGAGCCCCTGCTGGAGATCTCGACCGACAAGGTCGACACCGAGATCCCGGCTCCGTTCGCCGGCACGCTGGTGGAGATCCTGGTCAAGGAGGACGAGACGGTTCAGGTCGGCGCTGCGCTGGCCCGCATCGGCTCGGGTGCTCCTGCCGCTGAGGCTCCTGCTGCTCCTGCCGAGGCTCCTGCTGCTCCTGCCGAGGCATCCGCTGCTCCTGCCCCGTCCGCCGAGGCGCCCGCCGCCCCGGCCCCGGACGCAGCCCCGGCTCCCGCCGCTGCACCGGCTCCGGCCGCTGCTCCGGCTCCCGCTGCCGCTCCGGCTCCGTCGCTGTCGCTTGCCGCGGACGACGACTCGCTCACCTACGTCACGCCCCTCGTGCGGCGCCTCGCTCAGCAGCAGGGCGTCGACCTCGCGAAGGTCAAGGGCACCGGCGTGGGCGGTCGCATCCGCAAGGAAGACGTGCTCGCGGCAGCCGCTCCCGCTCCCGCCGCCGAGGCTCCGGCTCCTGCGGCAGCCCCAGCTGCTCCGGCGCTCGAGGTCTCGCCGTTGCGCGGCACGACCCAGCCGATGTCGCGCCTGCGCAAGGTGCTCGCCGAGCGTGCGGTCGCCTCGATGCAGCAGACCGCTCAGCTGACCACCGTCGTGGAGGTCGACGTCACGAAGCTCGCGACGTTCCGCGACCAGGTCAAGGGCACGTTCCAGGAGAAGACCGGCGACAAGCTGTCGTTCCTGCCGTTCTTCGCCCTGGCCGCCGCTGAGGCGCTCAAGGCGTTCCCGGTGATCAACTCGACCGTGGACGGCGACAAGATCGTCTACCCCGCGACCGAGAACCTCTCGATCGCCGTCGACACCGAGCGTGGCCTGCTCACGCCGGTGCTGCGCGACGCCGCGGACAAGAACCTCGCTCAGATCGCCCACGAGATCGCCGATCTCGCCGCTCGTACGCGCAACAACAAGCTCAAGCCCGACGAGCTGGCCGGCGGTACCTTCACGCTGACCAACACCGGGTCGCGCGGCGCGCTGTTCGACACCCCCGTGGTGTTCCTGCCGCAGACGGCCATCCTCGGTACCGGCACCGTCGTCAAGCGTCCGGGCATCGTCTCGGTCGACGGTAAGGATGCCATCTCGGTGCGCTCCTACGTCTACCTCGCACTGTCGTACGACCACCGTGTCATCGACGGCGCGGACGCGGCTCGCTTCCTCGGTGCGGTGAAGTCGCGCCTGGAGACGGCGGACTTCGAGGGCTCGCTCGGAATCTGA
- a CDS encoding DUF4191 domain-containing protein — MAARTPAPEKRPGFFSQLRSLFVFTKQAYPWLAWVLIGIIILGIAAGIGIGFLVPPVAVWSVILWGISGLMAGLLGAMITMTRLSTRAMYRKIDGMPGAAGHILSSGLGRNWQANEMPVGVNPKTQDAVYRVIGRGGVVIIGEGARGRLTRLVADERAKVQRVASGVPVTVLYIGHGADEVHISKLASTIKKLPKKIDRPTMAAVIKRVDSVSKSVTSLPIPKGIDPTKARAPRPR; from the coding sequence ATGGCAGCACGCACGCCCGCACCCGAGAAGCGTCCGGGCTTCTTCTCCCAGCTCCGCTCCCTCTTCGTCTTCACGAAGCAGGCCTACCCGTGGCTGGCGTGGGTGCTCATCGGGATCATCATCCTCGGCATCGCGGCGGGTATCGGAATCGGATTCCTCGTCCCGCCGGTCGCCGTGTGGAGCGTCATCCTCTGGGGCATCAGCGGCCTCATGGCCGGCCTCCTCGGCGCGATGATCACCATGACGCGGCTGTCCACGCGCGCCATGTACCGCAAGATCGACGGCATGCCCGGCGCTGCCGGCCACATCCTCTCGTCGGGTCTCGGGCGCAACTGGCAGGCGAACGAGATGCCGGTGGGGGTCAACCCCAAGACGCAGGACGCGGTGTACCGGGTGATCGGGCGCGGCGGTGTCGTCATCATCGGCGAAGGCGCACGCGGTCGGCTCACGCGGCTCGTCGCCGACGAACGCGCCAAAGTGCAGCGTGTCGCCTCGGGCGTGCCCGTCACCGTGCTCTACATCGGCCACGGCGCGGATGAGGTCCACATCTCCAAGCTGGCATCCACCATCAAGAAGCTGCCCAAGAAGATCGATCGCCCCACGATGGCCGCCGTCATCAAGCGCGTCGACTCCGTGTCGAAGTCGGTGACCTCGCTGCCGATCCCCAAGGGCATCGACCCGACCAAGGCACGCGCACCGCGCCCTCGCTGA
- a CDS encoding RDD family protein, translating to MPETPIDNAYPGERLGFPATGSGSIARLGRRVGALFIDWISAYVIAVAITVVTTGDYAADSLLILSIFAIVQVLFIPTIGGSPGHRLLGMRVNLVTGGWPGLWRPIVRTLLLIVVIPAAIWDADQRGLHDKVAGTVLVRA from the coding sequence GTGCCCGAAACCCCGATCGACAACGCCTACCCCGGGGAGCGACTGGGCTTTCCTGCCACCGGCTCCGGCAGCATCGCCCGCCTCGGGCGCCGTGTGGGAGCGCTGTTCATCGACTGGATCAGCGCGTACGTCATCGCCGTCGCCATCACGGTGGTGACCACGGGCGACTACGCGGCGGATTCGCTGCTGATCCTGTCGATCTTCGCGATCGTGCAGGTACTGTTCATCCCGACCATCGGCGGCAGCCCTGGCCACCGCCTGCTCGGCATGCGGGTCAACCTGGTCACCGGCGGCTGGCCGGGACTGTGGCGGCCGATCGTGCGCACGCTGCTGCTGATCGTCGTGATCCCGGCCGCGATCTGGGATGCCGACCAGCGCGGTCTGCACGACAAGGTCGCCGGCACCGTGCTGGTTCGCGCGTAG